Proteins found in one Maridesulfovibrio sp. genomic segment:
- the uvrC gene encoding excinuclease ABC subunit UvrC, giving the protein MSFEFKSVDFPALPGVYLMKDSSGRIIYVGKARELRKRLASYFRAMHKHTPKTRVLVSKIHSIDTLVTGTEKEALLLEASLIKKHRPRYNVVLRDDKQYVLFQLDKKSEYPRLRITRKVVRDGSVYFGPYTSSYFARETWKVLGKVFPLRKCSDSAFRNRVRPCLYHDIGQCLGPCVNVVPRQDYMELVHQVEMLLSGKAGDLIGSLRRQMEAASEALEFELAAKFRDQIKAISNTVEKQSVVLGERSDIDVIALAESSQGVGLGLLFIRKGRLLDKKNFFWPGLSLEDGEEVLNSFVSQFYSATKFIPPKIFVPFEFDMYGAAELLSERSKSTVRIVTPHSGEEKRLLEIARKNAALGLKEKENDNILDLLAVRLKLSGTPQRIECIDASHLGGEGMRVGMVVFEEGKPEKSQYRTYVFPELEHSSDDYAALFHWVIKRIDSGPPWADLILIDGGKGQLASVEKAFAENWKYDEPIPHLASIAKGPTRKAGELEDRIFRPGRKNHLPLKGGSPELLYLQRVRDEAHRFVIGRQRKSRKKQVLQSEVLSLPGIGPKTARLLWDEFGAVQKMKEASVEDLSNVPGIGKKRAQQIFDAFREV; this is encoded by the coding sequence ATGAGTTTCGAGTTCAAAAGTGTCGATTTTCCGGCTTTACCCGGTGTGTATCTGATGAAAGATTCATCAGGACGTATTATATATGTAGGAAAGGCCCGCGAATTGCGTAAGCGGTTGGCATCATATTTTCGGGCCATGCATAAACATACTCCCAAAACACGTGTGCTGGTATCTAAAATACACTCCATTGACACCCTTGTTACCGGAACTGAAAAGGAAGCACTTCTTCTTGAGGCCAGTCTGATCAAGAAGCATCGGCCCCGCTACAATGTTGTCCTGCGTGATGACAAACAGTATGTGCTTTTTCAACTTGATAAAAAATCAGAATACCCGCGTCTGCGCATAACCCGCAAGGTTGTGCGCGATGGCTCCGTCTACTTCGGTCCGTACACCTCGAGTTATTTTGCCCGTGAAACATGGAAAGTGCTCGGGAAGGTCTTTCCACTTCGTAAATGTTCTGATTCTGCCTTCCGCAACAGGGTCCGTCCATGCCTGTATCATGACATAGGCCAGTGCCTCGGCCCGTGCGTGAATGTTGTTCCCCGGCAGGATTATATGGAACTGGTGCATCAAGTGGAGATGCTGCTTTCCGGCAAAGCCGGAGATTTGATAGGTTCACTGCGCCGTCAGATGGAAGCAGCTTCCGAAGCACTGGAATTCGAGCTTGCCGCGAAATTTCGCGATCAGATCAAGGCGATCAGCAATACTGTGGAAAAACAGTCTGTGGTACTCGGCGAGCGTTCCGATATCGATGTCATCGCGCTGGCTGAATCTTCGCAGGGAGTAGGGCTGGGCCTTTTGTTTATCAGAAAAGGGCGCCTGCTGGACAAAAAGAATTTCTTTTGGCCTGGCTTAAGCCTCGAAGACGGCGAGGAAGTGCTGAACAGTTTTGTCTCACAGTTTTATTCAGCAACCAAATTTATACCGCCAAAAATTTTCGTCCCGTTTGAATTCGATATGTATGGCGCTGCGGAATTACTCAGCGAACGGAGCAAATCCACGGTACGCATCGTGACTCCTCATAGCGGTGAGGAAAAGCGGCTGCTGGAAATCGCTCGCAAAAATGCCGCGCTGGGCCTCAAGGAAAAGGAAAACGACAACATCCTTGACCTGCTGGCTGTGAGATTGAAGCTTTCCGGGACTCCTCAGCGCATTGAATGCATCGATGCTTCTCATCTCGGTGGTGAAGGGATGCGCGTCGGCATGGTGGTGTTTGAGGAAGGTAAACCGGAAAAATCCCAGTACCGTACTTATGTTTTTCCAGAACTTGAGCATTCCTCGGATGACTACGCGGCGCTTTTTCATTGGGTGATCAAGCGTATCGATTCCGGCCCTCCGTGGGCGGACCTTATATTAATAGATGGAGGTAAAGGTCAGCTGGCATCGGTGGAGAAAGCTTTCGCCGAAAACTGGAAGTATGATGAACCGATCCCGCATCTTGCCTCCATAGCCAAAGGACCGACCCGTAAAGCAGGTGAACTGGAAGATCGCATCTTTCGCCCCGGACGTAAAAATCATCTGCCGCTAAAGGGCGGTAGCCCTGAACTTCTCTATCTACAGCGGGTTCGTGATGAGGCGCACCGGTTTGTTATCGGCAGGCAACGTAAATCAAGGAAAAAGCAGGTTCTGCAAAGCGAGGTGCTGTCCCTGCCCGGAATCGGCCCTAAAACGGCCCGCTTGCTCTGGGATGAGTTCGGTGCCGTGCAGAAAATGAAAGAGGCCTCCGTGGAAGACCTCTCAAATGTTCCGGGAATCGGAAAAAAAAGGGCACAGCAGATTTTTGATGCCTTTCGGGAAGTTTAA
- the hisD gene encoding histidinol dehydrogenase, with the protein MPCRDITYSGQQDWSEIQKWLELRVNPDSKVDSIVKDILSNVKTEGDQALVDYTKKFDCPDFTHSMLKVSVDQRRLAYAEIESQDLEIIEEAIRNIRNFHRRQVEESWWTTGEDGTILGQLVRPVDRVGLYVPGGQGGETPLISSMIMNAVPAQVAGVKEIAVISPPRKDGSLNPYILATAQELGINEIYASGSAWAIGGLAYGTQTIAPCDVIAGPGNIFVATAKGQLVGEVGIDMIAGPSEVAILADGDSDPAWIAADLLSQAEHDPLASSILVTWDDELGVKVKYELKKQADLLPRGEIALKSLEEWGAIVKVPDLETGIDFVNNMAPEHLELAFEDPWAAIGRIKHAGAIFMGHFTPEPVGDYFAGPNHVLPTVGTARFSSALSVGTFTKKTSLIYTDQNYVNRHGGKIARLARLEGLEAHARSVETRLKN; encoded by the coding sequence ATGCCTTGCAGAGATATTACATATTCCGGTCAGCAGGACTGGTCGGAAATCCAAAAATGGCTCGAACTCAGAGTCAATCCTGACAGCAAAGTTGACTCCATTGTCAAAGACATTCTCTCCAATGTAAAAACCGAGGGCGATCAGGCTCTGGTCGATTACACCAAAAAATTCGACTGCCCTGATTTTACCCATTCCATGCTTAAGGTCAGCGTTGACCAGCGTCGCCTTGCCTATGCGGAAATCGAATCACAGGATCTTGAGATAATCGAAGAAGCGATCCGCAACATCAGAAATTTCCACCGCAGACAAGTAGAAGAATCATGGTGGACCACCGGAGAAGACGGAACCATTCTCGGACAGCTGGTGCGCCCGGTTGACAGGGTCGGTCTGTATGTTCCCGGCGGTCAGGGCGGCGAGACACCGCTTATTTCCAGCATGATTATGAACGCAGTTCCCGCACAGGTTGCCGGAGTAAAAGAAATTGCGGTAATCTCCCCTCCGCGTAAAGACGGTAGCCTAAATCCCTACATCCTCGCCACGGCGCAGGAGCTGGGTATTAATGAAATTTACGCTTCCGGATCGGCATGGGCCATCGGCGGCCTTGCCTACGGAACCCAGACAATCGCACCTTGTGATGTGATCGCCGGACCGGGCAATATCTTTGTTGCCACAGCCAAAGGGCAGCTCGTAGGCGAAGTGGGAATCGACATGATTGCCGGCCCCAGTGAAGTAGCCATCCTTGCTGACGGAGATTCCGATCCGGCATGGATTGCGGCAGATCTTCTTTCGCAGGCCGAGCATGATCCTCTCGCCTCTTCTATTCTCGTGACATGGGATGATGAACTGGGCGTTAAGGTCAAATACGAGCTCAAAAAACAGGCAGACCTTCTTCCGCGTGGAGAAATCGCGCTTAAATCACTTGAAGAATGGGGCGCTATCGTTAAGGTTCCGGATCTCGAAACCGGAATTGACTTTGTTAATAATATGGCACCCGAACATCTGGAGCTGGCTTTTGAAGACCCATGGGCAGCTATCGGCAGGATCAAACATGCCGGGGCTATTTTTATGGGGCACTTTACTCCGGAACCGGTCGGTGATTATTTCGCTGGTCCTAACCACGTTCTGCCCACAGTTGGAACGGCCAGATTTTCTTCCGCGCTTTCCGTGGGAACCTTTACTAAAAAAACCAGTCTGATCTACACAGATCAGAATTACGTCAACCGCCATGGCGGGAAAATAGCAAGACTGGCCAGACTCGAAGGACTTGAAGCTCACGCCCGTTCCGTTGAGACAAGATTAAAAAACTGA
- a CDS encoding outer membrane homotrimeric porin, protein MKKIAILAALAVLVMGFAATASAVDLDAKGQFQFQMNFMDNTANMLSNKKASTSATTGDSEDDLNFWFRARTEFRFIANENLWAVLYTQYKTRLGSANNANVDGNSGATGSQLTVKRAYMQYRFPGTEVLTSAGIMSINLPGAAAGSMVLGDSDLGTFQVSTPITDQISLAGAFVRVADLNNGETIESNDEMDVFYAAAPITIDGLSATPYFAYSTIGKNSGGASGLQGPAGDAYNKNANAWWLGTTFSMDMFDPIVFDADIVYGDVDANQKHNDRSGLLFDAALTYTGLDFVQPKLVFAYTTGEDDKTDNGSERLPVIANDWAFGTTYFGGSALTSADMNNDEQLGFWTIGLSLEKISFFDKLSHDIHVLYVQGTNDKDLFSTAGKVAAVKATGNIAANGDYLTTKDHVFEVDFNTNYQIYDELAAIVEFGYVDVDLDKGVWEDNFGAADVDFDPALKLAVGLVYAF, encoded by the coding sequence ATGAAAAAAATTGCTATTCTCGCAGCTCTGGCCGTTCTGGTCATGGGCTTCGCAGCAACCGCATCTGCAGTTGATCTGGACGCAAAAGGCCAGTTTCAGTTCCAGATGAACTTCATGGATAACACAGCCAACATGCTTTCCAACAAAAAAGCATCTACCTCAGCAACCACCGGTGACAGTGAAGACGACCTGAACTTCTGGTTCCGTGCTCGTACTGAATTCCGTTTCATCGCAAACGAAAACCTGTGGGCTGTACTGTACACTCAGTACAAAACCCGCCTCGGCTCTGCTAACAACGCTAACGTTGACGGTAACTCTGGCGCTACCGGTTCTCAGTTGACCGTTAAACGTGCTTACATGCAGTACCGTTTCCCCGGCACCGAAGTTCTGACTTCTGCTGGTATCATGTCCATCAACCTCCCCGGCGCTGCCGCTGGTTCCATGGTTTTGGGTGACTCTGACCTCGGTACTTTCCAGGTTTCTACTCCTATCACCGACCAGATCTCTCTCGCCGGTGCTTTCGTTCGTGTTGCTGACCTTAACAATGGTGAAACCATTGAAAGCAACGATGAAATGGACGTTTTCTACGCAGCTGCTCCCATCACCATCGATGGTCTCTCTGCTACCCCTTACTTCGCATACTCCACCATCGGTAAAAACAGTGGTGGTGCTTCCGGCCTTCAGGGCCCCGCTGGCGACGCATACAACAAAAATGCTAACGCATGGTGGCTTGGTACTACTTTCTCCATGGACATGTTTGATCCCATCGTTTTCGATGCAGACATCGTTTATGGTGATGTAGACGCTAACCAGAAGCATAACGACCGTTCCGGTCTGCTCTTCGACGCAGCCCTGACCTACACCGGTCTGGACTTCGTACAGCCCAAACTCGTATTTGCATACACCACCGGTGAAGACGACAAAACCGACAACGGTTCTGAACGTCTGCCTGTTATCGCTAACGACTGGGCTTTCGGTACTACCTACTTCGGTGGTTCCGCACTGACTTCTGCTGATATGAACAACGATGAACAGCTCGGTTTCTGGACCATCGGTCTCTCTCTCGAAAAGATCTCCTTTTTCGACAAACTGAGCCACGACATCCACGTTCTGTATGTTCAGGGTACTAACGATAAAGACCTGTTCAGTACTGCTGGTAAAGTTGCTGCTGTTAAAGCTACTGGTAACATCGCTGCAAACGGCGACTACCTCACCACTAAAGACCACGTTTTCGAAGTTGACTTCAACACCAACTACCAGATCTACGACGAACTGGCAGCTATCGTTGAATTCGGTTACGTTGACGTAGACCTCGACAAGGGTGTTTGGGAAGACAACTTCGGCGCCGCAGATGTTGACTTCGATCCTGCTCTCAAACTCGCAGTTGGTCTCGTTTACGCATTCTAA
- the rpsF gene encoding 30S ribosomal protein S6, which translates to MLRKYEVLLLLSPELASDSRKEIVEGLIAIIDREGGKMDETDDWGSRQLAYPVQNQTRGYYVRLVFDAPGPLVAELERNIRITDGIFKFVTVKLDETVKAEEA; encoded by the coding sequence ATGCTCAGAAAGTATGAAGTACTTTTGCTTTTGAGCCCTGAACTTGCGAGCGACAGCCGTAAGGAAATCGTAGAGGGACTCATCGCAATTATCGACCGCGAAGGCGGAAAAATGGATGAGACCGACGATTGGGGTTCCCGCCAGTTGGCTTACCCTGTCCAGAACCAGACCCGTGGATACTATGTCCGCCTCGTTTTCGACGCACCCGGTCCGCTGGTTGCAGAACTCGAACGCAACATTCGTATCACCGATGGTATCTTCAAGTTCGTAACTGTTAAACTTGATGAAACCGTAAAGGCAGAGGAGGCTTAA
- a CDS encoding phosphoribosylaminoimidazolesuccinocarboxamide synthase translates to MSKHVVETDIKELNLLSRGKVRDIYEVDDDKLLLVTTDRISAYDVIMPTPIDDKGKILNQITLFWMDMFKDIVPNHLIASKVDDYPEVLHKYREQLEGRSVLVKKAKPLPIECIVRGYITGSGWKDYQKTGEVCGHKLPEGLKESEMLEQPLFTPSTKAELGEHDENISVEKAMEMLGEDLLKKVQDVTLSIYKRGRDYAREKGIIIADTKFEFGLIDGELILIDEVLTPDSSRFWPMNGYEAGKSQPSFDKQFLRDWLTEIEFNKQPPAPEVPAEIAGKTRDKYMEAFTLLTESKLDA, encoded by the coding sequence ATGTCCAAACATGTAGTTGAAACTGATATTAAAGAACTCAATCTTCTTTCCCGCGGCAAAGTCCGCGATATTTATGAAGTGGATGATGATAAACTCCTGCTGGTCACCACCGACAGAATCTCAGCTTATGATGTCATCATGCCTACTCCCATCGACGATAAAGGCAAAATCCTGAACCAGATCACCCTGTTCTGGATGGATATGTTCAAAGATATTGTCCCCAACCACTTGATCGCATCCAAAGTGGATGACTATCCGGAAGTACTTCACAAATACCGTGAGCAGCTTGAAGGACGCTCTGTACTGGTCAAAAAAGCCAAGCCCCTGCCTATTGAATGCATTGTGCGTGGATACATAACAGGATCAGGCTGGAAGGATTACCAGAAAACAGGCGAAGTCTGCGGCCATAAACTTCCTGAAGGCCTGAAAGAATCTGAGATGCTTGAACAGCCCCTGTTCACTCCTTCCACCAAAGCTGAGCTGGGCGAGCATGATGAAAATATTTCCGTTGAAAAAGCCATGGAAATGCTCGGTGAAGATCTGCTTAAAAAAGTTCAGGACGTAACACTTTCTATCTATAAACGTGGCCGTGATTATGCCCGCGAAAAAGGGATCATCATAGCAGATACCAAGTTTGAATTCGGCTTGATTGATGGCGAACTGATACTCATCGATGAAGTACTGACCCCTGATTCATCACGTTTCTGGCCTATGAATGGCTATGAAGCCGGAAAATCCCAGCCTAGTTTCGATAAACAGTTCCTGCGTGACTGGCTGACTGAAATCGAGTTTAACAAACAGCCTCCGGCCCCTGAAGTTCCTGCTGAAATCGCCGGCAAAACCCGTGATAAATACATGGAAGCGTTTACCCTCTTGACTGAAAGCAAACTTGACGCTTAA
- the rpsR gene encoding 30S ribosomal protein S18, translating to MAFKRKFTPKRKFCRFCADKNLPLDYKRPDILRDFVTERGKIIARRITGTCAKHQRRLTTEIKRSRQMALMHYTTVHSTDVKKKSI from the coding sequence ATGGCATTCAAAAGAAAATTCACACCCAAAAGAAAGTTCTGCCGCTTCTGTGCGGATAAGAACCTTCCCCTCGATTATAAACGTCCTGACATTCTCAGAGACTTCGTAACCGAGCGCGGCAAAATTATTGCCCGCAGAATTACCGGTACATGCGCCAAGCATCAGCGTCGTCTGACCACTGAAATCAAGCGTTCCAGACAGATGGCTCTCATGCACTACACCACTGTGCACAGCACTGATGTAAAGAAAAAGAGCATCTAG
- the rplI gene encoding 50S ribosomal protein L9: protein MKLILRADVDSLGSLGDIVSVKSGYGRNYLIPQGLAMPASEANLKQFELEKRKLQEMADNLRTQAEGLRDKLAEVEAKIEVRVGEGDKLYGSVTAVNIAEALAEMDFDIDRRKILLGEPIRSLGEYAIEIKLHPEVRGEVKLVVAKVGGLVEEEPAEEVEAPAETEAPVAEADAEAEAEA from the coding sequence ATGAAACTTATTTTACGTGCCGATGTAGACTCCCTTGGTAGCCTTGGTGACATCGTATCAGTTAAATCCGGTTATGGCCGTAACTACCTGATTCCTCAGGGACTGGCCATGCCTGCTTCCGAAGCTAACCTCAAGCAGTTCGAGCTTGAAAAAAGAAAGCTTCAGGAAATGGCTGATAACCTGCGCACTCAGGCTGAAGGTCTCAGAGACAAACTGGCTGAAGTTGAAGCTAAAATCGAAGTTCGCGTTGGTGAAGGCGATAAACTGTACGGTTCCGTAACCGCAGTTAACATTGCTGAAGCTCTCGCTGAAATGGATTTCGATATTGACCGCAGAAAAATCCTGCTGGGCGAACCTATCCGTTCTCTCGGTGAATATGCTATCGAAATCAAACTCCACCCCGAAGTTCGCGGTGAAGTAAAACTGGTCGTAGCCAAAGTTGGCGGACTGGTTGAAGAAGAGCCCGCTGAAGAGGTTGAAGCTCCCGCTGAAACCGAAGCGCCCGTAGCTGAAGCAGATGCAGAAGCAGAAGCAGAAGCGTAG
- a CDS encoding enoyl-ACP reductase, translated as MLLEGKKALIFGVANKKSIAYGIAKQFKEQGAKLAFSYVNDAIQKRVEPISEELGGEFTFQCDVQSDESIAASVEEVKKQWGDIDILIHSVAFANRDDLKNRYIETSRDGFHLAMDVSAYSLVSLCNAYESMINSGGSVMAMTYLGSSRVITNYNVMGVAKATLEASVRYLAVDLGEKNVRINAISAGPIKTLAASGISSFKDIFRHIEERAPLKRNVTTEDVGKTAVYYASDLSAGVTGETHFVDCGYNILGI; from the coding sequence ATGCTTTTGGAAGGAAAAAAGGCACTGATTTTCGGTGTAGCTAATAAAAAAAGCATTGCTTACGGCATCGCTAAGCAGTTTAAGGAACAGGGAGCCAAGCTGGCTTTCAGCTATGTGAACGATGCTATCCAGAAACGCGTTGAGCCTATCAGCGAAGAACTGGGCGGAGAATTCACTTTTCAGTGTGACGTGCAGAGTGATGAAAGCATCGCGGCTTCCGTTGAAGAAGTGAAAAAACAGTGGGGAGATATCGATATCCTCATTCATTCCGTTGCCTTTGCAAACCGGGATGATCTTAAGAACCGCTATATTGAAACTTCACGCGATGGTTTCCATCTTGCTATGGATGTTTCCGCATACTCTCTGGTCAGCCTTTGCAACGCTTACGAATCGATGATTAATTCCGGTGGTTCCGTAATGGCGATGACTTATCTCGGTTCAAGCAGGGTAATCACCAACTATAATGTTATGGGTGTGGCTAAAGCGACTCTTGAAGCAAGCGTCCGCTATCTTGCCGTTGACCTCGGTGAGAAAAATGTCCGCATCAATGCTATAAGCGCCGGTCCTATCAAGACCCTGGCTGCTTCCGGTATATCCAGCTTTAAAGACATTTTCCGTCACATTGAAGAAAGGGCTCCCCTTAAACGCAATGTGACAACCGAAGATGTAGGTAAAACCGCTGTTTATTATGCATCCGATCTTTCCGCCGGAGTAACCGGGGAAACTCATTTCGTGGATTGCGGCTACAATATCCTTGGAATTTAA